In Oncorhynchus clarkii lewisi isolate Uvic-CL-2024 chromosome 2, UVic_Ocla_1.0, whole genome shotgun sequence, one DNA window encodes the following:
- the LOC139366933 gene encoding prostaglandin reductase 3-like, translating to MSTSFLLRNGKRVFSVIGGGCRGTDALSRVHFVSRRFIIDLSYSTHFMDFKGSSIPSSMKKLVVTKLSQNFRDAVALQTVPVPTPGDGDLLVRNRFVGINASDINYSAGRYDPSVKPPFDAGFEGIGEVVGLGLSASARYTIGDTVAYFADGAFAEYTVIPMIKTVPVPAVKPEFLTLLLSGATAYIAMKRLGDLVKGETVLVTAAAGGTGQFAVQFAKQAGCHVVGTCSSNEKAGFLKTIGCDRPINYTSEDLSTTLRKEYPQGLDVVYESIGGRMFDMAVNNLANKGRLIVIGFISAYQTASGVPTVKGGTLPMKLLQKSASVRGFFLPHFLSDYKEAMGSMMQMFAKGKLVCEVDCGDMAPEGRFMGLESVFRAVDYMYAGKNVGKVVVEVTPPSLDSKL from the exons ATGTCCACCTCTTTCTTGTTGAGAAACGGTAAGAGGGTGTTTTCGGTAATCGGCGGGGGGTGCAGAGGAACCGATGCACTTTCTAGAGTTCATTTCGTATCGCGCCGCTTCATTATAGATTTGTCATACTCCACGCACTTCATGGATTTTAAAGGTTCCTCGATACCGAGCTCCATGAAAAAGCTGGTCGTAACGAAGCTCAGCCAGAATTTCAGAGACGCCGTTGCCTTGCAAACTGTTCCAGTCCCGACACCTGGCGACGGGGACTTGCTTGTCAGAAATCG ATTTGTTGGAATCAATGCCTCGGACATCAACTACTCAGCAGGCCGCTACGACCCTTCGGTGAAGCCACCGTTTGACGCCGGGTTCGAGGGCATTGGCGAGGTGGTCGGACTTGGCCTGAGTGCCAGCGCCCGCTACACCATTGGCGACACCGTGGCCTACTTTGCCGATGGGGCCTTTGCGGAGTACACGGTAATACCCATGATCAAGACCGTACCCGTACCCGCGGTGAAGCCAGAGTTCCTCACCCTGCTGTTAAGTGGTGCCACGGCCTATATCGCCATGAAGCGGCTTGGCGACCTGGTGAAGGGCGAGACGGTGCTGGTGACGGCCGCTGCCGGTGGCACAGGACAGTTTGCTGTGCAGTTCGCCAAACAGGCCGGCTGCCACGTTGTGGGCACCTGCTCCTCCAATGAGAAGGCTGGCTTCTTAAAGACCATTGGCTGCGACAGGCCCATCAACTACACGTCCGAGGACCTGAGCACCACGCTGCGCAAAGAGTACCCACAAGGCCTGGACGTAGTCTACGAGTCCATAGGTGGCAGAATGTTTGACATGGCGGTCAACAATCTGGCCAATAAGGGTAGGCTGATCGTGATCGGATTCATCTCAGCGTACCAAACGGCATCAGGGGTCCCAACTGTTAAAGGAGGAACTCTGCCCATGAAGTTGCTCCAGAAGTCAGCTAGCGTGAGGGGGTTCTTCCTACCTCACTTCCTGTCCGACTACAAGGAGGCGATGGGAAGCATGATGCAGATGTTTGCTAAAGGGAAGCTGGTGTGTGAAGTGGACTGTGGCGACATGGCCCCCGAGGGCCGTTTCATGGGACTGGAGTCCGTCTTTAGGGCTGTGGACTACATGTATGCTGGGAAAAACGTGGGAAAGGTGGTGGTTGAGGTGACTCCACCCTCGCTGGACAGCAAACTGTGA